Within Pseudomonadota bacterium, the genomic segment AAGGTCTTGAATCTCACATCCTTAATACGCTTGTTTTCGTCGAGCTTGAACGTGAGCTTCAGTGCGTCGCCGCATGCAATGGAACCAACTTCAGCCACCCCGTCGGGGTCTTCGATCTCACCGACGTTTCTCGGATTCAGGAAATGCTCCCTTACCTTATCTGTATATTCCCACATGGCTTAACAACCCCTTATTAATATTTTCCCCACATAATGATACACGAAATATAGACATCGCTCAATTCATTATTTGAAGACCGCATTAAGCCCGAGGTCTTTTATCATTTCTTTATCAAGCTCCTGGTCTCTTCCCCGGGTGGTTAAATAATCACCGATCATGAGGGAATTGCAACCTGCCATAATTCCGAGGGGCAGGAGTTGTCTTAAGTTTCTTTCCTTGCCGCCGCAGAGCTTTATATCCTTATCGGAAAGGATAAACCTGTATATTGCTATTGTGATCAGAATTTCAATCGGGGAAAGCTGCGGAATATTCTCAAGGGGTGTGCCGGGTCTCGGGTTCAGGATATTCACCGGAACACAGTCCACATCGAGTTCTTTCAATGTCATTGCCAGTTCTATCCGCTGTTCCATGGTTTCCCCAAGACCTATGATTCCCTCGGAGCATGTGGACAGGCCCGCCTCTTTTGCGGCTTTTACCGTATTTATATTCTCTTCATATTTGTGGGTGGAACAGATATTATCGAAAAAGCTTCTTGCTGTCTCAAGGTTATGGTGGTAACGGAGCAGACCTGTGTTTTTCAATTTAAATGCCCTTTCTTTAAGCCTTTCAACGATATTATCAATGCACATTATTATATCCTTATTATATCCTTTCTATATCATAAGCATTTCTTTGTCTATATGAGTCTTGTTTATTGTGTGTCTGTTAACAAAACCATTATTTGATTCTATGGTAACAGGGAAGGAATCAACTTTCCCATAAAACGCCATAAGATTCCCTGCTGTTTGCATAACGTCATAATCTAATACTCCGAATAAGAGCCCCTGGGGTCCCTTGAATTCCAGGGGTGCAAGAAAAGTACATCCATCTGATGCCGCTGCCTGAAGCCGTTTGTTTTCATCCTCGTTCCTGCCGAGAATCAGTTTTGTATCCTCATTCAGCCTGAAGTGCCTGCCGATCTTCAGGAGGGCCACATCTTTCATGGTATATGAATTTGAGTAAGCAAAGAGGTCCTTCAGTTTTTGTGCAAAGATCGGGTCTGTAAGGAGACATCCGCCGCCGGGGCAACTGAACTCTTTGAGCTGGTAGCTGTCTGCAAGATTATACTGGGGTTTTCTTGTCCGTCCGGTGATATCCAGCAGTTTCTCTCTATCTAATATGCCTTCCTTTTCAGGTAATGTCGGTTCAAAATGCTTTGCCGAAAGAGGCCTCACAATCAAGCCTTCAAGACCGCTTTCTTTTTCAATCAACCGCATGGCGTCCCTTCGCTGGGACATGGGTCTCTGGCCTAAAACTTCTCCGGTGACGACAAAGCTTGCACCGACCTCATCCATTATTTTACCGGTTTCCTTTAGCATGAATATCCTGCAATCAATGCAGGGGTTCATATTTTTCCCGTAACCGTGTTTCGGCATCTTTACGATCTCCAGATACTCCAGACCTTTGACCTTCACTGTCACCTTAATGTTGAGCTCACTGGCAGTCCTCACAGCCTGAAGACCACACCCCTTGTTACCTTTAGTACAGTTGCAAAAAGGAGAGGTAAAGTGGAGCGCTGCCATTTCAATCCCCTGATCCATGATCAACTTTGTTGCAAGAAGGCTATCCAGTCCCCCGGAGAGTAAAGATATGGCCTTTTTATTCATTTTATCCTCCATCGGAATGCATCATGAAACAGGGTAAATTCCAGCAATTCAATCTCCTGGTAAAACATTTTATGCATGTAAGGTTTTCCTCAATGAGGTCGTTTTATTCGCTGACAACTTCATTGAATGACCCGGCCCTTTCCCCACATCCCTCCCAAGGGATTCGATCCTCATAAGCACGCAACCGGCACAGTGATCGGCGCCCTCATCAATACAGGGCTTACCGGGGTAGAGAAGATAGTCCTTTCTGTGCTTGACCGGCGTATCGTTCGGCATGAATACATTTGCGCCCCTTTGAAGGGCAAGATTTCTTCCCTCACCGGGGAAGACAGCATCATAGGCCGTTGTTGCAGGTATGTGGGCATCAGGATTGAAAATACGGAGAACGGCCAGGGCCTTGAAAAATATCTCCCCATCCCCTTCATATGCATTCTTTTCTTTTCCGAGAGGCGTATCCGGATGAGGTATGAAAGGGCCGATCCCTATCATGTCGAGGTCAAGTTCCCGGCAGAGGAGGATATTCCTTGCCAGGATGCCATGCGTTTCACCCGGGAGCCCTATCATGAAACCGCTTCCGGTCTGTACGCCCAGTTCTTTTAGTGCATAAAGGCACGCCAGTCTTTCTTCGAGCGTGCAATCGGGATGGAGCCTGCGGAATAATTCGGGGTCACTTGTTTCAAATCTGAGCAGATACCGGTCCATGCCGCAGTCCTTCCAGTAACGATAGGTTTCATAAGGTCTGTTCCCCACAGAAACTGTAACAGCCAGAGGGGTTTCCTCCTTGATCCTCAATATGATATTCCCGATTTCCCTGTCATTTATTCCTGGTGTTTCTCCTGATTGAAGGACAACGGTAGTCTGCTGTCTGAAGATCATGGCGCGGGCAGTGGTGAGTATCTCTTCGGAGGTCATGGTATAACGGTTCACTGCATGATTCGACGCCCTGATCCCGCAGTAAAGACAATCGTTAGCACAGTTGTTCGAAAATTCGATAATGCCCCGGATATATATTTCATTACCCATAAGAATTTGCCTTATCCGGTCAGCCTCTTTGTAGAGTTTTTCCAGTTCCTCTCCTTTACAACCAAAAAGGGTCATAATTCTCTCAAAGGAATAATCCAACTCTGCGAAACCATATTGTTTATCTAATCTTTTTCTTTCCATGAGCACAGTATACACTAAAACCCTATAAATATGATAGGATTAGTTTAGTATTGTTCCGTCCTGATAAATTCATGGATAGCTGTCGCTGACCTGCGGAGGTCCCAAGCTTGTTCTGTTTCAGAGCATTTCCTCGGGTGCGAACCAGGAAAGAATATTCAAACCTATCCTTTGCCACCAGCGTGTCATGGGCTCATTATAATAACGTACCTCTTTACCATCCTCCTCCGTAATCCAGGTAAGCTTTCCATCCTGCGGGCGCGAAAAGTCTTCCCCCGGCAGTTTCGCCTCGAAGGTGACCCGGTATGCATTTTCCGGAGAAGTGGCTGTCTCAAAAAGACGTGCCACTTGCCTGGCTATCTCCGGACTCCTCACCACGATACCGTTCTGCGTATCAAACCATGCCGAGCGAGGATCAAGATTGAAGGAACTCACGAAGAGTACGTTACGATCAAGAACAAGAGTTTTTGCATGCAGGGCTCCCTGCGAGGAACTGCCAATGTCTCGTCGGTACTCTGCGAGACTCTCACCGGAGGTTGGCTTCATTTCATACAGGTCAACGCCAAGCCGGAGCAATGCCTTGCGGTATCTTGCGTATCCTGCGTGGACTACCTTAGCATCATTGGAGGCCAGGGAATTAGTCAGGATTTTCACCTTGGCTCCTCTTTCACGCAGACCCTCAAACAACTGCATCCCGGCCTTACCCGGCACAAAATAGGGCGATATCAAAAGCGCTTCGGTCTGAGTCTCATCAATGAGACTGTTAATATGGGGCGCCATGTAGAACGTAGGTTCATTCTCCCGCGAAGAAGCGACCTTTCCAGGCCGGTCCCAATGATATTCGCCCTCCGTCCAGACTACGGGCAGGTTGCCATATTTGAAATGCTCCAAATGTTGGTTTTCCCGGAGTTGCTCTGCATACACCGTATCCTTCATTTTCTCCTTATGGGTTTGCAGCACTGCCCGACACTCCTCAAGGTTTTCAACGCTTGGAGGCGACCGCACAAAGGCATCTATGGGAATGGCAAATTCACTGTTCCAATACTCGTCAAAAGCAGACGATATCTTCTCCGTAATAGGCCCCAGGGTCAAAATGTCGAGATCGGAGAAGTTCACGTCCGTCCGCGCGCCGAAATACTCATCGCCAATATTACGACCTCCGACTATAGCTGCCGTGTTGTCGGCGATAAAGACCTTATTGTGCATCCTTCGCTTCAGCCTCTTGGGTCCATAGCCGTACTGAAGCATCCTTGAAAGTATTAATGAACGGTGGCCTGAAAAAGGGTTAAAAGTGCGAACCTGTATGTTGGGATGGGCCGCTATCATCGCGAAGCTGAAGTCCTTGCCCGTGATGTTCCAATCGTCAACAAGGAGACGTATCCTGACCCCCCGGTCAGCCGCCGCAACCATACGCTCAAGGAGAAGCCTGCCCGTTACATCATCATAAAAAATATAGTATTGCAGATCGAGGCTGTGATCGGATCTATCAATCAGATACGCACGGGCCAGAAAAGAATCTATGCCTGAAGAAAGGAGACAGAAGCCTGACTCTCGTGGATGCTGTTCCATCTGAGCCCCGAATTCTCTTCCCAGGCGTGTCTCATTTGATGACGGAATGGCTGAAGAGCGGGTTCGCTGGTAGCTGTCGAGGGAAAGACTTGCACACCCACTGAAAGACATGCATATCAGAACGAATAATAACGGAAGAGTATGCCATATCGCTCTACGCTGCTTCATTCTGTTTTCCATGCATACCGTCCCTCCACAATTGACTCCCACAATAGATAGAGCCTTCATACACGTACTGCCAAATAGTCAATTCAGGCCATAGCCGATTACAATCGCGACAAAATTGTTGATTTCCGGATTACTTGTTTAACTCTGTCTTTTTGAATTCTCTCCCCTTCCAGATCATATAGATGGTAGGGTAGATGACCAGTTCCAGTATCATTGAAGTGATTACACCGCCAACCATGGGGGCTGCGATCCGCTTCATCACATCGGCCCCAGTTCCGTGACTGAACATGATAGGTATGAGACCGGCAAGGATGACGCTCACCGTCATGATCTTGGGGCGGATTCTCTTGACGGCGCCGTGCATAATGGCGTCTTTGAGATCGCTTAAACTCTTCAACCTCCCTTCCTTTTTCCACTGATCGTGGGCAAGCTCAAGATAGAGGAGCATGACGACCCCGGTCTCCGCATCAAGTCCCGCAAGGGCGATCAAGCCAACCCATACGGCTATGCTCATGTTGTAGCCGAGGAGGTAGAGAAGCCAGAATGAACCTACAAGGGAGAAGGGAACAGCGAGGAGGACGATAATAGTCTTCATCACCGACTTTGTATTAAAGTATATAAGAATGAAGATGATGAGGGCGGTAAGGGGTATAACGAGCTTCAGCCTCTCGTGTGTTTTTACGAGGTACTCATACTCGCCGCTCCACTCGAGGCGGTAGCCCTCAGGTATTTTTAAGGTAGCAACGCTCTTTTTCGCCTCGTCTACATATCCTCCTACATCCCTGCCTGAAAAATCAATATAGACATAGGATGTAAGGAGGCCTTCTTCGCTCTTTATTGCCGTTGGGCCTTTTGTGATCTTTATATCTGCAAGTTCACCGAGGGGGATCTGGACAGATTGCGGTTTTAGAGATGCGAATTGGATTCCTGACCCCTGGCCCCTGACCCCTGACCCCATCGTTTCATTTGCTTGGCTGCTCCCCATCCCGCTTGTTGGCACGAGAACCCTTTTCAATTTATCCACATTATCCCGCAATTCCCTTGCGTAGCGGATATTCACAGGATAACGCTG encodes:
- the bioB gene encoding biotin synthase BioB, yielding MCIDNIVERLKERAFKLKNTGLLRYHHNLETARSFFDNICSTHKYEENINTVKAAKEAGLSTCSEGIIGLGETMEQRIELAMTLKELDVDCVPVNILNPRPGTPLENIPQLSPIEILITIAIYRFILSDKDIKLCGGKERNLRQLLPLGIMAGCNSLMIGDYLTTRGRDQELDKEMIKDLGLNAVFK
- a CDS encoding phospholipase D family protein; amino-acid sequence: MENRMKQRRAIWHTLPLLFVLICMSFSGCASLSLDSYQRTRSSAIPSSNETRLGREFGAQMEQHPRESGFCLLSSGIDSFLARAYLIDRSDHSLDLQYYIFYDDVTGRLLLERMVAAADRGVRIRLLVDDWNITGKDFSFAMIAAHPNIQVRTFNPFSGHRSLILSRMLQYGYGPKRLKRRMHNKVFIADNTAAIVGGRNIGDEYFGARTDVNFSDLDILTLGPITEKISSAFDEYWNSEFAIPIDAFVRSPPSVENLEECRAVLQTHKEKMKDTVYAEQLRENQHLEHFKYGNLPVVWTEGEYHWDRPGKVASSRENEPTFYMAPHINSLIDETQTEALLISPYFVPGKAGMQLFEGLRERGAKVKILTNSLASNDAKVVHAGYARYRKALLRLGVDLYEMKPTSGESLAEYRRDIGSSSQGALHAKTLVLDRNVLFVSSFNLDPRSAWFDTQNGIVVRSPEIARQVARLFETATSPENAYRVTFEAKLPGEDFSRPQDGKLTWITEEDGKEVRYYNEPMTRWWQRIGLNILSWFAPEEML
- the hydE gene encoding [FeFe] hydrogenase H-cluster radical SAM maturase HydE, producing MERKRLDKQYGFAELDYSFERIMTLFGCKGEELEKLYKEADRIRQILMGNEIYIRGIIEFSNNCANDCLYCGIRASNHAVNRYTMTSEEILTTARAMIFRQQTTVVLQSGETPGINDREIGNIILRIKEETPLAVTVSVGNRPYETYRYWKDCGMDRYLLRFETSDPELFRRLHPDCTLEERLACLYALKELGVQTGSGFMIGLPGETHGILARNILLCRELDLDMIGIGPFIPHPDTPLGKEKNAYEGDGEIFFKALAVLRIFNPDAHIPATTAYDAVFPGEGRNLALQRGANVFMPNDTPVKHRKDYLLYPGKPCIDEGADHCAGCVLMRIESLGRDVGKGPGHSMKLSANKTTSLRKTLHA